A window of Ooceraea biroi isolate clonal line C1 chromosome 9, Obir_v5.4, whole genome shotgun sequence genomic DNA:
aatttatatgtaccATGTTACAACTATAATCTTGTGCAAGTAGTTTAACATGTGTCCAGTTTCGAAAAGCAAGGGTAAGTCCAAAATTACAAAAGGATGTCCCTGTATAAAGTATTTAAGGATTTGCCAATATATCTCTTTATATATGTCGGGATGTGTAATGGCAttaagtttttttcttttctcaacatcgttaaatattaaatcgccTAGCTTAGCTCTGTCCAAGTATTTGGTATCCAAGAAAACGTCTGGTCCAAATTCCTTTTGTATCTTGTGCCATGCTGGCTTTCCCGGTTCTACGACTGAAAAtacgcatatacatattcacctttctcttattattcagagtatatgtattatatacatatatcatttattaacaaaatatattttcttgaatAGTAAATGCTGagctatttttacaaaaaagagaaatatataacaGTGTAAATGTTCTTTACTGCAGAACGatacaagaaatatataataataaggtaATAAAATGCTACTCAAAGCTAACAAGTGTACACAtgcaaacacacacacacactatcaatagcgcacgcgcgcgcgaatgagAAGTGCAATCATCCTAACCTTTACGAGCGATTATGTCAGCATCTATAATAGGAATGCCTTGTTCTTGGAAAATAGCAGCAACTGCACTTTTTCCAGTAGCTATGCCACCCGTCAACCCAACCAAGTACATTGTACACAATACGTGCGTTatgatatacaataaatacaaACAAAAGTAATCAAACGTATTATGTGACTGAAATCAGTTGCCCACACTTATATCTACTTTATCATATACTGTACACAAGCTCCAGCTATGTCATGTGTGTGTAGTGCGTGTGTCAGCATTAGCACAGTATATAGCGCAGTAGCGTAACTGTTTATCGGTAATTTACCAATTAAtccgataataatatttaaactgcattttctttcttttttttccagcATCAGTTAAAATCTGTCgtcgaattatattatataaaaataaatacttttactTATATTGTTAAATCGTAGATAATGTATAGTTATCTAATGCATCGTTGAGCAACAtcatttaaagataaaaagtcCTTCCGATCCGCTGTGTTAAATTAGACTAAAAGTTACGTCTGACCTGCTGCTGATTCGTTCTACTACCTCATTCTTTAGCAAAAGATAGCGAGAGCTCGCAGTCAACACGTTTGAGCCAATTTTACGTGATAAAATatacgataattaaaattggaaaagaaaagtgcaccaaattaattcggtgctttttttGATGAACTTGAAACTttaggtttgttctttttcgctgcatTTCTGAACTAGTCCAAGAACGTGCCTGAAGTCCCGAGCGCACACGGACGCGATATGTGCTTGCGTGCGTCGAGAATCACCCCCTCCACGTGTTACCGCATGCTATCAAAGGCAAATTTACGGAATCTGGCATCACTTGTACGCAATCTAGTGTATTTTGTAGAAGTCTGTGTTTCATATTGATTTAGAAATGGCTCAAATATTacgtttttgtaaaattatgaCGAATTCATTAAGAAATGGTGAGCAATGaacgaaaaattatattatctatGGATATTTGGATGCAATTCATGCACCTACtccaaaatgtatttatactcatttatcataaataaggTTATGAAATCTTTTCAGATGTATGTAATTCTTCTATCAGTCGATCACTGTTGTCGAAAGTACATATTCCTTTGTTATGCGATGcgcgaaataaaacatttttcataaacagTAAGTACAATTGCTGTTTCCATATGTAACAAACAtttgtaatacaaaatttttctctttaaaacAAACTAAAACATTTCCTTTTACAGAAACTGCGGATGAATTGTGGAAAGGCGTGACATCCGTTAGCAATGCGGGAAGGAAAAGGGGTAGAGCAAAAGGATTAGCAAGGAAAAGAGATTTAAATAAAGGACAAATTATTGGTGTAGGAAAAACTCCTATATTATTTCCTGGTCTAAATGCTCCCATATTTAGAGGAAGGGAAATGCTTCGACAGCAAAAGCTTCCTGTGGATcctgagagagaagagaagctGATAAAGTTCCGCCAGAGTCAGTCCAAACCTAAGCGGATAAAAGTATCGCCATTAGAACGTGGTTGGACCAGTGCTGGAATGGGTGGCAGAAGAATGGGACCACCTGATCCTGTCGGAGATGGTTGCTAAAACTTATGTTATAAATACTCAtgtcataaattattactgGTAACTGCGAGTAtcactaatattttttttatcttttagatACTTTTGATGGTTTTGAATCTTGGATTTTGGAAAGCAAAATAGTAACTCATATGACTGGTAATATGGGACGTAAGAGCAGGATT
This region includes:
- the LOC105276075 gene encoding dephospho-CoA kinase domain-containing protein, which gives rise to MYLVGLTGGIATGKSAVAAIFQEQGIPIIDADIIARKVVEPGKPAWHKIQKEFGPDVFLDTKYLDRAKLGDLIFNDVEKRKKLNAITHPDIYKEIYWQILKYFIQGHPFVILDLPLLFETGHMLNYLHKIIVVTCEEDLQLQRLIERTGFTEAKAKLRIAAQMSLEKKAEMGNFVIENSGSMSDTKEQTMKVFNVLRSSKHHWKLRFLVGVCCTIILAGAYWLKNKSSRSLSSAI